Part of the Rhizobium lentis genome, GACAGGTCCGAGCCGATGACTGCGCCTTCCAGACCGAACTCGGCGGCGAGCGTTTCCGCCGTCTCCCGGTTCAGGTCCACGAGGCCGACAATGGCGATGGACTCGGCGAGTTGGGGGTTGGAAGCGATGGCGCGCAACCAACCTTTGGACATAGCTCCGCACCCGCACAGAATGGCACTGAATTTCACGATTTCCTCCGAGGGAACGGCGCCAACTCTCTTGGTGACACGCATCCCGTAAACGTTTACGACTGTAGGCGAAAACATTTTACGCTGTCAATAGAGGCGAAATGCGAAAATGCGGAGCAAAGGAAAAGCGTCGGCAACGAGAGGCATCCGCCAACTTGCTGAACACCTTGATATCTCGATTGGCACGGTCTCCCGTGCCCTGAACGGCAAACCCGACGTGAACGAGGAAACCCGCCGGCGCGTGCTGGCGGCGGCCGAAGAGCTCGGCTACGTCGCCAATCAATCGGGGCGAAGCCTTCGACAAGGAGAGACGAAGGTCATCGGCTTCATGATTGAATCCAGCCAGGAAGTGGTCGAAAATGCCGACAACTTTTTCCTTGGGGTCACCAGCGGGCTGCAGCATTGCTTTGCCCGCCATAAGCTCGACCTCCTGATGCTCCCCTGCCCGGCCGATGAGGACCCGTGCGAATATCTGAAGCGCATGGTGGCGCGACGTATCGTCGATGCGATGATCATCTCCAACACGCAGCGTATCGATCGGCGCATCGATCTTCTCTTGCGCGCAAAGATTCCCTTCCTCGCTGTCGGCCGCAGCCTTTCAGCCGGCAATTTCCCCTGGGTCGATCTGGATTTCGAGGGGGTCGCCGAACGCGCTGTCGAACGGCTGGTCGCGCGCGGCCATCGCCGGATCGCGATCACTGCGCCATCGACCGAGGCCAACCTCGGCTACGTCTTTGTCGACAGCTACCGCCGTGCGCTCGAACGGCACGGCATCCGCTTCGATCCCTTGCTGGTCATTCGCGTCAAGTCGAGCGAACAAGGCGGGTACCGCGCAGCACAGGAACTGCTGCAGTTTGAAGACCGCCCGACCGCAGTCATCCTGATATACGAGATCATGGCGATCGGCCTCTACCGGCGGCTGACGGAATCGGGGATCCTCCCCGGTCGCGACCTCGCGGTCATAGGCTTCCGCGACGCTCCGCGCGCACGCTTCCTGCAGCCCTCGCTCAGCTGCTTCCGCATGTCGCTCCACGATCTCGGCATCGCGATCGGCCAGACGCTTCTCTCTAACATGCCGGCCTATCGCGCGTTCTATCCGGATGGCGGCCGCAACATCATCTGGCCGCTGGAACTGGTATCCGGCGAAAGCGACGCGTTTGAGATCGGAGCCCTGACCTGAGCGTCTGTAAAGTAGACATGAGGTAGTATATTTTCTCGTAAATGTAGCATGGAACTTTCCGATGAGAATGTCCTTCATGACCAGCGCCGGCTTCAACCAGAATCCAAGCAAGGCGAAGAAGGAGGCAAGCGAGCGGCCGCTTGTGATCACCGATCACGGCCAGGCAGCCTATGTGCTTGTCAGCTACGCCGCATTCCAGGCGACTTGGAAAGCGCCGAAGACGCTCTTTTCGGCATTGCGCGATCCTCGGGCGGATGAACGAGAATTCGAGCCCGAGCGGATCGGCTTCGACAGGACTCTCGAGTTCTGATGGTGTTCCTCCTCGATACGAATATCGTCTCCGCAGCGCGCGGGGTCGAACGGCAGGCGCGGGAATTCCAAGACTTCATGAGGAGTTTTCCGTCACTGAGGCCTATCTCGGCGGTCACGATCATGGAAATCCAGTTCGGCATTCAGCGCGAGCGCACAAGGGACCCTGGCTTCGCCTAGAATCTCCACCGCTGGATGGACGAGATCGTGCTGGCGGAATTCGCCGGGCGCATCCTGCCGTTCGACACGGCGACGGCAAGCCGGGCCGGCCTGCTGCCGACCGCGGATAAGCGTCTCTCCGCCGATGCGATGATCGCAGCCACGGCGCCGGAGCACGGACTGACGTGACGCGCAATGTCGCGCATTTCAACCCGCTCGGTGTCGAATGCATCGATCCCTGGCGCTTTGCCGGCGCGCCGAGCTGAGCGCTCGCGAGCTGTTCTTCATGCCCCTGCGGCGAAAAACCGGTTCCCCGGCCGCGGCAGGCCGAGATGCTCGCGCAGCGTCGTGCCTTCGTATTCGCTGCGGAACAGGCCGCGGCGCTGAAGCTCGGGAATCAGCCTGTCGGTGACATCAAGCAAACCTTGCGGAAGATAGGGGAAGACGACGTTGAAGCCATCCGAGCCTTCCTCATCCAGCCAGCGCTCCATCTCGTCGGCGATGCTTGCCGGCGTGCCGACGAAGGCGAGGCCGGCATAGCCGCCGTAGCGCTGCGCCAGCTGGCGCACGGTCAGCTTCTCCTCTGCAGCCAATTTCAGCACCTGTGCGCGGCCGGTCTTGCTGGCATTGGTGTCGGGAATATCGGCCGGCAGCGGCGCGTCTGGATCGAAGGCGGAAGCGTCGTGACCGAGGGCAATCGAAAGCGAGGCGATGGCGCTGTCGTAATGCACCAGGCTGTCGAGGGTGGCGCGTTTGCCGCGCGCCTCCTCGATGCTGTCGCCGACGATGACGAAGGCGGCAGGCAGGATCTTCAGATGGTCGCGGTTGCGGCCGATGGCTTCCATACGGCCCTTGATATCGGCATAGAGCGCCTTGCCGGCGGCAAGATCACGCGGCGAACAGAAGACCATCTCGGCGGTCTCGGCAGCAAGCTGGCGGCCGGGATCGGACTGTCCGGCCTGAACGATGACAGGCCAGCCCTGTGGTGGGCGGGCGATATTGAGTGGCCCGCGCACGCTCAGTTCTTCACCCTTGTGACCGAGCACATGCATTTTATCCGGATCGAAGAACAGGCCGCTCTCCCGGTCGCGGATAAAGGCATCGTCGGCGAAGCTGTCCCAGAGCCCGGTCACGACATCATAGAACTCGCGCGCACGATGATAACGCTCGCCATGCTCCACGTGCTCATCCAGGCCGAAATTGAGTGCGGCATCGGGATTTGAAGTCGTAACGATGTTCCAGCCGGCGCGGCCGCTGCTGATGTGGTCGAGCGAGGCGAAACGCCGGGCGATGTGATAGGGCTCGTCGAAGGTGGTGGAGGCGGTGGCGACGAGGCCAATACGTTCCGTCACCGCTGCCAGCGCCGACAGCAGCGTGAAGGGCTCGAACGAAGTGACGGTATGGCTGCGCCTCAGCGCCTCAACGGGCATGTTGAGCACGGCCAGGTGATCGGCCATGAAGAAGGCGTCGAATTTCGCCCGCTCCAGCGCCTGGGCGAAGAACTTCAGATGCGCGAAATTGAAGTTGGCATCGGGGTAGGAACCGGGATAACGCCATGCGCCGGTGTGCAGGCTGACGGGACGCATGAAGGCGCCGAGGCGCAACTGCCGTGGGGTCATGATGTTCCTCATGGAGCGGGCAAGGCGGCCGCCTGCTCCGCATTGGGCTCATTGTGCAACCGTTGCGGCGAGGCAGCGGAATTCTGGTTACGTAGGTAGTCGCCGAAATCGAATCGAGACCGCAAGCAAGAATTCCGGGCTGGAATTTTAACGCTTGCGGGGCCGCCTCGCCGCGACAGTGTTGAACGCAAACCCTAATCGCGGCGGTTGGGGGGCCGATAAGCAAACACTTTTCATTTTCGACGGCTTCTATAGAATTTGTGCTCTTATCTCGACGCTTGATTTCTTTCACCGATGGGCTCGTCAGAATTGGAGACATCGATGAACACCGTGCTGAGATCAACAGATCAGATCCGACCCTTGGCCGCCCGCATCGGCAGCGACGAGGAAGCGATCGCCACCGCCCGCAGACTGGCGGCGCAATTTGCCGCGCGCGCCGCCGAGCGCGATGCCGACCGGATCCTGCCGTTTGCCGAACTCGATCTTCTCGCGCAATCCGGCCTTCTGGCGATCACCGTGCCCGCGCAATATGGCGGGCTCGACGTCTCCAATGCCGTGCTTGCCGAGATCACCGCGATCCTGTCGGAGGCGGACGGTTCGATCGGCCAGATCCCGCAGAACCATTTCTATATTCTGGAGGCGCTAAGGACCGACGGCAGCGAGGAGCAGCAGCGTTATTTCTTCGGCCGCGTCCTGGCGGGCGACCGCTTCGGCAATGCGCTTTCCGAGCGCGGCACCAAGACGGTCGGCCACTACCACACGCGCATTACCCACGACGGCCCGGGCTACCGGATCAACGGCCGGAAATTCTATTCCACCGGCGTGCTCTTCGCCGACTGGATCACCATCTTCGCGCTCGATCCGGAAGACCGGCTGACCATGGCTTTCGTGCCGAAGGGCACTGAAGGTGTCGAGATCGTCGACGACTGGGATGGCTTCGGCCAGCGCACCACCGGCAGCGGCACGACGATCCTCGACAATGTTTATGTGAGCGCCGATTCCGTGGTTTTTCATCACAAGGGTTTCGAGCGGCCGACGACGATCGGCTCTGTCGGCCAGATCATCCATGCCGGCATCGATCTCGGGATCGCGCGGGCGGCTTTTGCCGAAACGCTTGATTTCGTCAGGAAAAAATCGCGCCCCTGGATGGATAGCGGCCTCGATCGTGCCTCGGATGATCCGCTGACAATCGCCAAGGTCGGCCAGATCGCCATCCGGCTCGAAGCGGCAACCGCTCTGGTAGAGCGTGCCGGTAACAAGGTGGATGCCGCTCAGGTCGAAACGACGGAGGAAAAGGTGATCGAGGCCACGCTTGCGGTTGCCGCCGCCAAGGTACTGACAACAGAGGTGGCGATCGAGGCTTCGAATACGCTTTTCGAACTTGCTGGAACCTCGTCGGTACAAACAAGCCTCAATCTCGACCGCCACTGGCGCAACGCCCGTACTCATACACTGCACGATCCCGTGCGCTGGAAATACCACGTTGTCGGCAACTACCATCTGAACGGCGTCATGCCGCCGAAAAACGGCGCGCTCTGAAATTCCCGCCTATTCAGCCGAAAACCCCACCGCTGGCGGTGGGGGCAGGCTGCTGACAACCACTGCGAAACCCCGCGACGGCATCCTCGGCCTTGTGCCGAGGATCTGCGTACGTCTAATTAAGATACTGAAAAGAAACGGTTTCCTGCCAGGAAAATGCCGTCGTTAGATGCTCGGCACAAGGCCGAGTATGACGGAGGAGAGGTTATCGACACACTGACCCATCGCGGGCGGTGGGTTTTGCTTTCGGTGACGAGCGTCCGCCTCAGCTGTAGAGGCTGACCTCCGGTATCCTGTCGTTCAGCACGAATTCGCCGACTTCCCGCGCCTTGTAGAAGACCGGGTCGTGCAGAGTATGGGTGCGGACATTGCGCCAGAAGCGGTCGAAGCGGTATTTGTCCGCCGTCGAGCGCGCGCCCGTCAGCTCGAAGACGCGCGAGGTGATGTCGAGCGAGACATGAGTGGCATGGACCTTGGCGGCATAGGCTTCTGCCGCCGCCTCGCCGCGCTCACGCGCCGTCACTTGGCGCCCACGCGCAAGACCTGCCTGCACGGCGAATGCGGCGCTGTCGGCAAGGGCTGCCGAAGCCTTCAATTCCGCGGTGAATTCCCCGACACGCTCGAGGATATAGGGGTCGTCGGCCGCCCGCTCGACGCCTGAGGTGATCCACGGCCGGGTGATGGTTCTGACGTAATCGACGGCGGCCTGCAGCGCGCCTTCGGCGGTGCCGAGATAGAAGTTGACGAAGACCAGCTGGATGAACGGCGTATTGAAGGTCGACAATACGGGCGGCGCTACGTCGGGCGGAGCCGGTGCGCCGACGAAGTCCTCTTCATAGACGGGGAAGTCGCGAAATTCGACGCTGCCGCTGTCGGACAGGCGCTGGCCGATATTGTCCCAATCGTCATTGGCGACGTAGCCCGGCCGGTTGGTCGGCACGGCGAAGCTGGTGATCTTATCGTCGAGCGCGGCATTGGCATTGATATAGTCGGAGACCCGCGCTGCCGTGGAAAAGGACTTGCGCCCATTCAGCACATAGCCGTTTCCGCGGCGGGTGAGCACCAGCCCGGGATCGCGCGGATTGACCGCCGCGCCCCAATAGAGGTTCTTCGCCACCGTTTCGCTGCCGAGCGCATGGGCGCGCGCGGGGTCGAGTGCCCAATAGATGTACTGGCTGTTGACATAGTGGTAGCCGAGCAGCTGGCCGATCGAGCTTTCGCCGCGCGCGAGGATGCGCACCAGTTTCAGTCCGTCGACCCAGTCGAGGCCGCCGCCACCGATCTCCGTTGGATGCAGCGCATTGAGGAGGCCGGCATTCTTCAACTTAACGATTTCGGCGAGCGGCGGGCGG contains:
- a CDS encoding LacI family DNA-binding transcriptional regulator yields the protein MRSKGKASATRGIRQLAEHLDISIGTVSRALNGKPDVNEETRRRVLAAAEELGYVANQSGRSLRQGETKVIGFMIESSQEVVENADNFFLGVTSGLQHCFARHKLDLLMLPCPADEDPCEYLKRMVARRIVDAMIISNTQRIDRRIDLLLRAKIPFLAVGRSLSAGNFPWVDLDFEGVAERAVERLVARGHRRIAITAPSTEANLGYVFVDSYRRALERHGIRFDPLLVIRVKSSEQGGYRAAQELLQFEDRPTAVILIYEIMAIGLYRRLTESGILPGRDLAVIGFRDAPRARFLQPSLSCFRMSLHDLGIAIGQTLLSNMPAYRAFYPDGGRNIIWPLELVSGESDAFEIGALT
- a CDS encoding type II toxin-antitoxin system Phd/YefM family antitoxin, whose amino-acid sequence is MRMSFMTSAGFNQNPSKAKKEASERPLVITDHGQAAYVLVSYAAFQATWKAPKTLFSALRDPRADEREFEPERIGFDRTLEF
- a CDS encoding PIN domain-containing protein, with product MDEIVLAEFAGRILPFDTATASRAGLLPTADKRLSADAMIAATAPEHGLT
- a CDS encoding LLM class flavin-dependent oxidoreductase, whose product is MTPRQLRLGAFMRPVSLHTGAWRYPGSYPDANFNFAHLKFFAQALERAKFDAFFMADHLAVLNMPVEALRRSHTVTSFEPFTLLSALAAVTERIGLVATASTTFDEPYHIARRFASLDHISSGRAGWNIVTTSNPDAALNFGLDEHVEHGERYHRAREFYDVVTGLWDSFADDAFIRDRESGLFFDPDKMHVLGHKGEELSVRGPLNIARPPQGWPVIVQAGQSDPGRQLAAETAEMVFCSPRDLAAGKALYADIKGRMEAIGRNRDHLKILPAAFVIVGDSIEEARGKRATLDSLVHYDSAIASLSIALGHDASAFDPDAPLPADIPDTNASKTGRAQVLKLAAEEKLTVRQLAQRYGGYAGLAFVGTPASIADEMERWLDEEGSDGFNVVFPYLPQGLLDVTDRLIPELQRRGLFRSEYEGTTLREHLGLPRPGNRFFAAGA
- a CDS encoding SfnB family sulfur acquisition oxidoreductase — its product is MNTVLRSTDQIRPLAARIGSDEEAIATARRLAAQFAARAAERDADRILPFAELDLLAQSGLLAITVPAQYGGLDVSNAVLAEITAILSEADGSIGQIPQNHFYILEALRTDGSEEQQRYFFGRVLAGDRFGNALSERGTKTVGHYHTRITHDGPGYRINGRKFYSTGVLFADWITIFALDPEDRLTMAFVPKGTEGVEIVDDWDGFGQRTTGSGTTILDNVYVSADSVVFHHKGFERPTTIGSVGQIIHAGIDLGIARAAFAETLDFVRKKSRPWMDSGLDRASDDPLTIAKVGQIAIRLEAATALVERAGNKVDAAQVETTEEKVIEATLAVAAAKVLTTEVAIEASNTLFELAGTSSVQTSLNLDRHWRNARTHTLHDPVRWKYHVVGNYHLNGVMPPKNGAL
- a CDS encoding acyl-CoA dehydrogenase family protein; the encoded protein is MSQSNVVFAVSRNPTREDLFARAEEISADLSRRAADLDREGRPPLAEIVKLKNAGLLNALHPTEIGGGGLDWVDGLKLVRILARGESSIGQLLGYHYVNSQYIYWALDPARAHALGSETVAKNLYWGAAVNPRDPGLVLTRRGNGYVLNGRKSFSTAARVSDYINANAALDDKITSFAVPTNRPGYVANDDWDNIGQRLSDSGSVEFRDFPVYEEDFVGAPAPPDVAPPVLSTFNTPFIQLVFVNFYLGTAEGALQAAVDYVRTITRPWITSGVERAADDPYILERVGEFTAELKASAALADSAAFAVQAGLARGRQVTARERGEAAAEAYAAKVHATHVSLDITSRVFELTGARSTADKYRFDRFWRNVRTHTLHDPVFYKAREVGEFVLNDRIPEVSLYS